A part of Agromyces protaetiae genomic DNA contains:
- a CDS encoding aminotransferase class V-fold PLP-dependent enzyme yields MTIAVDAKRATASTAKPSPIAPLALLADAGLDVPVLGGRRVPHSNLDVAASAPALARVARAAADLLPWYSSVHRGTGFPSQVVTELVEDARTAIARHVGARDDDVVVFTRNTTDSLNLLALAVPGETVVLDIEHHANLLPWRDRRTVVGESTIEATLAALDAELARRPAALVSVTGASNVTGEVLPIDRFAAVAHAHGARLAIDAAQLLPHRTVDLAASGADYLAASGHKAYAPYGTGILVGPADWLDAAPPYLAGGGAVDRVGLERVSWHTGAERHEAGTPNVLGITAFAVALDELARLGEPARLEHEHALADRLERGVAALPGVRVVRGFSDAADHVGIVTIELERGSVGLVAAALAAEHGVSVRAGRFCAHPYFDRVATRSNGLRASLGIGSSSADVDRFVAGLAAIVADGPREMYHRTEDGWRPIVDDRPRPAVFTRG; encoded by the coding sequence GTGACGATCGCCGTCGACGCGAAGCGCGCGACCGCTTCGACCGCGAAGCCCTCCCCGATCGCGCCGCTCGCGCTCCTCGCCGACGCGGGACTCGATGTGCCCGTGCTCGGCGGCCGAAGGGTGCCGCACTCGAACCTCGACGTCGCGGCTTCGGCGCCCGCGCTCGCTCGGGTCGCCCGCGCGGCCGCCGACCTCCTGCCGTGGTACTCGAGCGTGCACCGCGGCACCGGCTTCCCGTCGCAGGTCGTCACCGAGCTCGTCGAAGACGCGCGGACCGCGATCGCCCGCCATGTCGGCGCACGCGACGACGACGTCGTCGTGTTCACGCGCAACACGACCGATTCGCTCAACCTCCTCGCGCTGGCGGTGCCCGGCGAGACCGTCGTCCTCGACATCGAGCACCACGCGAACCTGCTGCCCTGGCGCGACCGGCGCACCGTCGTCGGCGAGTCGACGATCGAAGCGACCCTCGCGGCCCTCGACGCCGAACTCGCGCGTCGTCCCGCGGCGCTCGTCTCGGTCACCGGCGCGTCGAACGTCACGGGCGAGGTGCTCCCGATCGACCGGTTCGCGGCCGTCGCCCACGCCCACGGCGCCCGCCTCGCGATCGACGCCGCCCAGCTCCTCCCGCACCGCACGGTCGACCTCGCCGCGTCGGGCGCCGACTACCTCGCCGCGTCGGGGCACAAGGCCTACGCGCCATACGGCACGGGCATCCTCGTCGGCCCCGCCGACTGGCTCGACGCGGCGCCGCCGTACCTCGCGGGCGGCGGCGCCGTCGACCGGGTCGGACTCGAGCGGGTGAGCTGGCACACGGGCGCGGAGCGCCATGAGGCGGGCACGCCCAATGTGCTCGGCATCACGGCGTTCGCGGTCGCGCTCGACGAACTCGCCCGACTCGGCGAACCCGCGCGGCTCGAGCACGAGCATGCCCTCGCCGACCGGCTCGAGCGCGGCGTCGCGGCGCTCCCTGGCGTCCGCGTCGTGCGCGGATTCTCCGACGCCGCCGACCACGTCGGCATCGTCACGATCGAACTCGAACGCGGGTCCGTCGGGCTCGTCGCCGCAGCGCTCGCCGCGGAGCACGGCGTCTCGGTGCGAGCCGGCCGGTTCTGCGCGCACCCGTACTTCGACCGGGTCGCGACGCGGTCGAACGGGCTGCGGGCGAGCCTCGGGATCGGGTCGTCGTCTGCCGACGTCGACCGGTTCGTCGCCGGGCTCGCCGCGATCGTCGCCGACGGGCCGCGTGAGATGTACCACCGCACCGAGGACGGCTGGCGTCCGATCGTCGACGATCGGCCCCGCCCGGCAGTGTTCACCCGCGGGTGA
- a CDS encoding J domain-containing protein, translating into MSPTHYEVLGVSPSAPLAEIKLAFRRKARELHPDTGGAKELIDPVLRAWEVLSDPAQRAGYDEELRAEEFRKGERSSDHGGSRRQAPNEDRLRESWYQAQAQAAWFQAQAQAAWFQAQAQAQAEAGWHRAAAEQRARERQEEFERRRQQPYWEALSRLGPRYQRYHTDWRVPLKVVFRWRTWDRFRVATITVSPITVAAILLRRSILESGSALGPYLSTFGFDLVWRGTLYTLAVVFVTLILKLIVWSYRRFVERRTAISEHELIEEYLVRR; encoded by the coding sequence ATGAGTCCGACGCACTACGAGGTGCTCGGCGTGTCTCCGAGCGCCCCCTTGGCGGAGATCAAGCTCGCATTTCGCCGAAAGGCCAGGGAGTTGCATCCCGACACGGGCGGGGCGAAGGAACTCATCGACCCCGTGCTGCGCGCGTGGGAGGTGCTGTCCGATCCGGCGCAGCGGGCGGGCTACGACGAAGAGCTCCGGGCCGAAGAGTTCAGGAAGGGAGAGCGGTCCTCCGATCACGGCGGCTCGCGGCGGCAAGCCCCGAATGAAGATCGCCTCCGAGAGTCCTGGTACCAGGCCCAGGCCCAGGCCGCCTGGTTCCAGGCTCAGGCCCAAGCGGCCTGGTTCCAGGCCCAGGCCCAGGCCCAGGCCGAGGCCGGCTGGCATCGAGCCGCAGCGGAGCAGCGGGCTCGGGAACGGCAAGAGGAATTCGAGCGACGCAGGCAACAGCCCTACTGGGAGGCCTTGAGCAGGCTCGGGCCGCGATACCAGCGGTACCACACCGATTGGAGGGTTCCGCTCAAGGTCGTGTTCCGATGGAGGACCTGGGATCGATTCCGGGTAGCGACGATCACCGTTTCCCCGATCACCGTCGCCGCCATCCTGCTCCGGCGCTCGATCCTCGAGAGCGGCTCGGCGCTCGGGCCGTACCTGTCGACGTTCGGGTTCGATCTCGTCTGGCGCGGCACCCTCTACACCTTGGCGGTCGTCTTCGTGACGCTGATCCTGAAGCTCATCGTCTGGTCGTACCGCCGCTTCGTCGAGCGACGCACCGCCATCTCCGAGCACGAACTCATCGAGGAGTACCTCGTCCGAAGATGA
- the msuE gene encoding FMN reductase, translated as MTTISIVAVSGSLHSPSKTTVLVNELLGAFATALAADGREIETHLVELSEIGPEFGGALRRDQLGPAAEEALRLIEGATLLIVASPVYRASFTGLFKHVFDFVGQYALIDKPVLLAATGGSDRHALIIEHQFRPLFSFFQALTLPIGVYASDGDFTDYRISSTSLLERIEQSVTRGAPVVTTTLPDSVSEYVSTW; from the coding sequence ATGACCACCATCTCGATCGTCGCCGTCTCCGGCAGCCTGCACTCGCCCTCGAAGACGACCGTCCTCGTGAACGAGCTCCTCGGCGCATTCGCCACGGCGCTCGCCGCAGACGGCCGCGAGATCGAGACCCACCTCGTCGAGCTCTCCGAGATCGGCCCCGAGTTCGGCGGTGCGCTCCGCCGCGACCAACTCGGTCCCGCCGCCGAAGAGGCGCTCCGGCTCATCGAGGGCGCGACGCTGCTCATCGTCGCGAGCCCCGTCTACCGTGCGAGCTTCACGGGCCTTTTCAAGCACGTGTTCGACTTCGTCGGGCAGTACGCGCTCATCGACAAGCCCGTGCTCCTCGCCGCGACGGGCGGCAGCGACCGGCACGCGCTCATCATCGAGCACCAGTTCCGCCCACTGTTCTCGTTCTTCCAGGCGCTCACGCTGCCGATCGGCGTGTACGCGAGCGACGGCGACTTCACCGACTACCGCATCTCGTCGACCTCGCTCCTCGAGCGCATCGAGCAGAGCGTCACGCGCGGCGCCCCCGTCGTCACGACGACACTGCCCGACTCGGTGTCCGAGTACGTCTCGACCTGGTGA